One region of candidate division KSB1 bacterium genomic DNA includes:
- a CDS encoding nuclear transport factor 2 family protein, with the protein MNQAEKNAETVRRGYAAFNSGDMKTLTEIFHDNASWHTPGRSSIAGDFKGRDAVFAQFGRYAGETGGNFKATLQHVFKGDDGRVAGVHHNSAKRNGKQLEVDCCLVFEFKDGRVIDGREYFYDLNAWDEFWS; encoded by the coding sequence ATGAACCAAGCAGAAAAAAACGCCGAGACCGTGCGACGCGGTTACGCGGCCTTCAACTCGGGCGACATGAAGACGCTCACCGAGATCTTCCACGACAACGCCTCGTGGCACACGCCGGGGCGAAGCTCCATCGCCGGCGACTTCAAGGGCCGCGACGCGGTCTTTGCCCAATTCGGTCGCTATGCGGGTGAGACCGGAGGGAACTTCAAGGCCACATTACAGCACGTGTTCAAGGGTGATGACGGCCGCGTGGCCGGCGTTCATCACAACAGCGCGAAGCGGAACGGCAAGCAGTTGGAAGTTGATTGCTGCCTCGTCTTCGAGTTCAAGGACGGACGGGTGATTGACGGCAGGGAATACTTTTACGACCTCAACGCTTGGGACGAGTTCTGGTCGTAG
- a CDS encoding metallophosphoesterase: MSICKSQVGAMLMMLWAQIGWAQISLGPYVQRVSTDRATVVWYTEKAVPGILKYGTRPGQWLNTINLKAGTVHAAEATGLTPGTKYFYEVSDSATILATGADYYFETHIPAGVRAPFSFLAAGDLGDGSTNQKEVAARMIAERPRHKFALLLGDIVYSSGTRTEYLKYFFPIYKNLYRNFCFFPTLGNHDIQTSKGGPYFEFFYTPTNNPDKLENYYSFDYANAHIVCLDDELLVSGAALAKQLDWAKKDLTDAKNRGQQWLIVMFHRPPYTSGTHTDDNFTKAQFVPVLERAGVDLVLCGHSHVAERSFLLNNGKIINNDLSNYPKNGVEPGTVYVVSGSGGKDGNLEGKHQLMAFQQGNAGGFAIVYINGDTLRGKYMMKDGKIIDSFAMIKAGNMTRVDLTDSARRPMQYVLNYPNPLRLSQSPSGLKIVFELSQPLPVYATVHDLTGREVARLGNGALLLPGRHILQWDAKDGNGTPLATGMYIYRLRAGAQIHVAKVLLLP, translated from the coding sequence ATGAGTATTTGCAAGTCTCAAGTTGGCGCGATGTTAATGATGCTGTGGGCGCAGATCGGTTGGGCGCAAATCAGCCTCGGACCGTATGTGCAAAGAGTTTCGACGGATCGCGCCACCGTCGTTTGGTATACAGAAAAAGCCGTCCCCGGAATTCTGAAGTACGGAACGAGGCCTGGGCAGTGGCTCAATACCATCAATCTGAAGGCCGGAACCGTACACGCCGCCGAAGCCACCGGCTTGACACCGGGCACAAAATATTTTTATGAAGTGTCCGACAGCGCGACAATATTAGCCACTGGTGCCGATTATTATTTTGAAACACATATCCCGGCCGGCGTGCGCGCGCCGTTTAGCTTCCTCGCTGCCGGTGATTTGGGCGACGGCTCAACCAATCAAAAAGAAGTGGCGGCACGCATGATCGCCGAGCGCCCCAGGCACAAATTCGCGCTCCTCTTGGGCGATATTGTTTACAGTAGCGGTACGCGCACAGAGTATCTCAAATATTTTTTTCCCATCTATAAAAACCTGTATCGTAATTTTTGCTTTTTCCCGACGCTTGGCAATCACGATATTCAAACCTCCAAGGGCGGGCCGTATTTCGAGTTTTTTTATACACCAACCAACAATCCCGACAAGTTGGAGAATTATTATTCATTTGATTATGCCAACGCCCACATTGTTTGTTTGGACGACGAGCTTTTGGTTTCGGGCGCAGCGCTGGCGAAGCAGCTTGATTGGGCGAAAAAAGATCTCACCGACGCCAAAAACCGCGGCCAGCAATGGCTGATCGTGATGTTTCACCGACCGCCTTATACTTCCGGCACGCATACCGACGACAATTTTACGAAAGCCCAGTTCGTTCCTGTGCTCGAACGCGCCGGCGTCGATTTGGTTCTTTGCGGCCATTCGCATGTCGCCGAGCGCTCGTTTTTGCTGAACAACGGCAAGATTATCAATAACGATTTGAGCAATTATCCGAAGAACGGCGTCGAGCCGGGAACGGTTTATGTCGTTTCCGGCAGCGGCGGCAAAGACGGTAATTTGGAGGGCAAACATCAACTCATGGCTTTCCAGCAAGGCAATGCCGGCGGTTTTGCGATTGTTTATATCAACGGCGATACGCTTCGAGGCAAATACATGATGAAAGATGGAAAAATCATCGACAGCTTTGCGATGATCAAGGCGGGTAATATGACGCGCGTTGATCTAACCGATTCGGCACGGCGCCCGATGCAATATGTGCTGAATTATCCAAATCCATTGCGCTTGAGTCAGTCGCCGTCGGGCTTGAAAATTGTTTTTGAGCTATCACAACCGCTGCCGGTTTATGCCACCGTGCACGATTTGACCGGACGCGAAGTGGCGAGATTGGGTAACGGCGCGCTTTTGCTGCCAGGGCGTCATATCTTGCAATGGGACGCAAAAGACGGAAACGGCACTCCGTTGGCTACCGGCATGTATATATACCGTTTGCGTGCTGGCGCGCAAATTCATGTTGCAAAAGTTCTGCTTCTGCCATGA